A window of the Ostrea edulis chromosome 1, xbOstEdul1.1, whole genome shotgun sequence genome harbors these coding sequences:
- the LOC125664841 gene encoding prokineticin Bm8-f-like: protein MKTFIFLVIFMIFFPPNEAALKMCSRGSDCGDSECCVSNNPPRGRRFLDRIHVGHCVPMAKDGNSCLMRYVHLQTRPEEVVYACPCSTGLHCHGDGLYEVPLGERGHCTSA, encoded by the exons ATGAAAACctttatatttcttgtaatatttATGATATTCTTTCCTCCAAAT GAAGCAGCACTGAAGATGTGCAGCAGAGGGTCCGATTGCGGTGACAGCGAATGCTGCGTGTCAAACAACCCCCCTCGTGGGAGGAGGTTTTTGGATAGAATCCATGTGGGACATTGCGTTCCAATGGCAAAAGACGGAAATA GTTGTCTTATGAGGTATGTACACTTGCAAACGAGGCCAGAAGAAGTTGTATACGCATGCCCCTGTAGTACAGGGCTGCATTGTCACGGTGATGGTCTCTATGAAGTTCCACTGGGAGAAAGAG GTCACTGTACTTCTGCATGA
- the LOC125680413 gene encoding uncharacterized protein LOC125680413 yields MEEGDHPRGHLVGVESGERESYMYLLMSLVLGILVVPIIVYGQREESDVGAVDVVIGINLTLRFLAATTIVFAIVSIHKAESEWVSEKSSSLIIKTKLGFLWVFGLGKIVFAVIYETFYLQCRDLIPWKLTTILAVDCFTNIPFVILQLIFFLYVGRYTFTNKPRIKYVASVIAITNFMEFLILMTLSVNGNKDLIFDGNNTAIVNCIGYSQTVVDNLILVHKAFKPPVALQYTALAITLAFSMKPDTENLFSTLNSQCIKFSWRTPRRLAEIVIVVALMNIPLLVCAPFNVVYPDSKIQSRIWLSLILAQKTTVLICILAINYLIFKKLKLCVKDVNLTADEVALLVSGVAVVAYMSMQIFNQSEVDGLLTTLIAISLISILYQIIIILFGRRMDLIGNEISTIHLIQQFVIILACNNMAVWFNDFLYGLWDMSNDHILRHSVFEYIALMLYPLLAYYRFQSATELMELYRHVS; encoded by the coding sequence ATGGAGGAAGGTGATCATCCCCGTGGCCATCTTGTTGGTGTGGAAAGCGGCGAGAGAGAATCCTACATGTACCTACTGATGTCCCTCGTGCTGGGGATACTGGTGGTGCCTATCATCGTGTATGGGCAGAGAGAAGAATCTGATGTCGGTGCGGTTGACGTCGTCATTGGAATTAACTTAACGCTTAGATTCCTTGCAGCAACAACTATAGTTTTTGCCATCGTATCAATCCACAAAGCTGAGAGCGAATGGGTCAGTGAAAAGTCTTCTTCCTTGATAATCAAAACCAAACTGGGATTTCTATGGGTTTTTGGATTAGGAAAAATTGTCTTTGCTGTGATTTATGAGACGTTTTATCTTCAATGCAGAGATCTTATTCCTTGGAAATTGACGACTATCTTAGCTGTAGACTGTTTTACAAACATACCATTTGTGATTTTACAATTGATATTCTTCTTATATGTGGGTCGATACACATTCACTAACAAGCCGAGAATTAAATATGTCGCCTCTGTAATTGCAATTACGAACTTTATGGagtttttgattttgatgacTCTTAGTGTCAACGGAAACAAAGACCTGATCTTCGATGGAAACAACACGGCTATTGTCAATTGCATCGGATACAGCCAAACTGTAGTTGACAATTTGATACTTGTACATAAGGCGTTTAAACCCCCAGTTGCACTGCAGTATACTGCGTTGGCAATAACCCTTGCCTTCAGCATGAAACCAGACACAGAAAATCTCTTTAGCACATTGAATTCACAGTGTATCAAATTTTCCTGGAGAACCCCCAGGCGATTGGCAGAGATTGTTATAGTAGTGGCATTAATGAATATTCCTCTTTTGGTGTGTGCTCCTTTTAATGTTGTTTATCCCGACAGCAAAATACAGTCCCGAATATGGTTAAGCTTAATTTTGGCTCAAAAAACAacagtattgatttgtatattaGCAATTAATTATCTGATATTCAAGAAACTGAAATTATGCGTAAAAGATGTCAACTTAACTGCCGACGAAGTCGCTCTTCTTGTCAGTGGTGTTGCGGTTGTGGCGTATATGTCAATGCAAATTTTCAATCAGTCCGAAGTGGATGGTCTGTTAACAACCCTCATTGCTATCAGTCTGATATCCATTCTGTATCAGATCATCATCATTTTGTTTGGCAGAAGAATGGACCTGATCGGAAATGAAATATCCACTATTCACCTCATACAACAATTTGTCATTATTTTGGCTTGTAACAACATGGCTGTATGGTTTAATGACTTTCTGTATGGTTTGTGGGATATGTCGAACGATCACATATTACGACACAGTGTCTTTGAATACATTGCACTTATGTTATATCCTTTATTAGCTTATTATAGATTTCAATCAGCCACGGAGCTAATGGAACTGTATCGACACGTGTCTTAA